A part of Pararoseomonas sp. SCSIO 73927 genomic DNA contains:
- a CDS encoding LacI family DNA-binding transcriptional regulator, with amino-acid sequence MLPTPPRPVALRDVAAEAGVHPSTASRALNPAMRYLVADPVAERVQEVAARLGYRPNAVAMSLRTGRSRLIGALVPGIANPVFAPILAGAAEALSAAGYALMVADPGDDHGRAVEFVEQLAARGADGLLLATASLHEDPALAACRARDIPAVLVNRGSEGTSSVVSDDRCGMALAVAHLLGLGHRRIAHIAGPAQLSTGLLRSEGFERALRAQGMTPDPALQETTAAYTREEGDRAAARLIARRPDLTALTCANDLLALGAYDACRRAGLRIPRDISVTGHNDMPMVDLIEPPLTTVRILHGEMGRQAAGLLLNRIGRGGEASTLVLPSELVVRASTAAPRDPDPAPARATSGTGRGRTASRAP; translated from the coding sequence ATGCTCCCGACACCCCCCCGGCCAGTGGCCCTGCGCGACGTGGCGGCCGAGGCGGGGGTGCATCCCTCCACGGCCTCCCGCGCGCTCAACCCGGCGATGCGATACCTCGTGGCGGATCCTGTCGCCGAACGCGTTCAGGAGGTCGCGGCCCGGCTCGGCTATCGGCCGAACGCAGTGGCCATGTCGCTGCGCACCGGCCGGTCACGCCTGATCGGTGCGCTGGTGCCCGGCATCGCCAACCCCGTCTTCGCGCCTATCCTCGCCGGCGCGGCGGAGGCCCTGTCGGCTGCCGGCTACGCGCTGATGGTCGCCGATCCCGGCGACGACCACGGCCGCGCCGTGGAGTTCGTGGAGCAGCTCGCGGCGCGCGGCGCGGACGGGCTGCTCCTCGCCACGGCCTCCCTGCACGAGGATCCGGCCCTGGCGGCGTGCCGCGCGCGCGACATCCCCGCCGTGCTAGTCAACCGGGGCAGCGAGGGAACGTCATCCGTCGTTTCGGATGATCGGTGCGGGATGGCACTGGCCGTCGCCCATCTTCTCGGCCTGGGGCACCGCCGCATCGCCCACATCGCCGGGCCGGCGCAGCTCTCCACCGGCCTCCTGCGCAGCGAGGGCTTTGAGCGGGCACTCCGGGCGCAAGGCATGACACCGGATCCCGCGCTCCAGGAGACCACCGCCGCCTATACCCGCGAGGAGGGGGATCGGGCGGCAGCCCGGCTGATCGCGCGGCGCCCGGATCTGACGGCGCTGACCTGCGCCAACGACCTGCTCGCGCTCGGCGCCTACGATGCATGCCGCCGCGCCGGGCTGCGCATCCCCAGGGACATCTCGGTCACAGGCCACAATGACATGCCGATGGTGGACCTCATCGAACCCCCGCTGACGACCGTGCGCATTCTGCACGGGGAGATGGGCCGGCAGGCCGCGGGCCTGCTGCTGAACCGCATCGGTCGCGGTGGAGAGGCCAGCACACTGGTCCTCCCGTCGGAGCTGGTCGTGCGCGCCTCCACCGCCGCCCCCCGGGATCCCGATCCGGCGCCGGCGCGTGCGACGAGCGGCACTGGCCGCGGCCGCACGGCATCGCGCGCCCCGTGA
- a CDS encoding amidohydrolase family protein has product MSHDLLLRNVRPMGGPTTDVLIRAGRIAGLGSGLEAPGIAVEDGGGALMIPGLVEAHTHLDKSFWGMGWRPHRAGPTVLDKIEAERQLRATGQIDPARQSARLLMQALRMGTTHIRTHVDVDDVGRLAGLEGVLATRADHADVMDVEIVAFPQSGILTRPGVAALMEDALRMGAEVVGGLDPCAIDRDPKGHLDVVFGLAERFGRPVDIHLHEGGSMGAFSMELILERTRALGLQGQVTVSHAFCLGDPDAALVNPLLEAMAALDVAVATTAPASRPVPAVARLRALGIRVCAGSDGVRDSWNPYGTADMLERAMLVGLRNNFRRDDELELALQVCTHGGASVLRLGDYGLEPGCNADIVLLGAETPAEAVAAHPPRCLVVKRGLVVARNGEALSKTP; this is encoded by the coding sequence ATGTCTCACGATCTCCTGCTGCGGAACGTCCGCCCGATGGGCGGCCCGACGACGGACGTGCTGATCCGCGCCGGCCGTATCGCCGGCCTCGGCTCCGGGCTGGAGGCGCCCGGGATCGCCGTGGAGGATGGGGGCGGCGCCCTCATGATCCCGGGCCTCGTGGAAGCGCACACCCACCTCGACAAGTCCTTCTGGGGCATGGGTTGGCGGCCGCATCGGGCGGGCCCGACCGTTCTCGACAAGATCGAGGCCGAGCGGCAGCTCCGGGCGACGGGGCAGATCGACCCGGCCCGGCAGTCCGCGCGGCTCCTGATGCAAGCGCTGCGCATGGGCACCACGCACATCCGGACCCATGTCGATGTCGACGATGTGGGGCGGCTCGCCGGGCTTGAGGGCGTGCTCGCCACCCGTGCCGACCATGCCGACGTAATGGATGTCGAGATCGTCGCCTTCCCGCAATCCGGCATCCTGACCCGGCCAGGCGTCGCAGCGCTGATGGAGGACGCGCTGCGGATGGGCGCGGAGGTCGTGGGCGGGCTCGACCCCTGCGCGATCGACCGGGACCCGAAAGGCCATCTCGACGTGGTCTTCGGCCTGGCCGAGCGCTTCGGCCGGCCCGTGGACATCCACCTGCACGAGGGCGGCTCCATGGGCGCCTTCAGCATGGAACTGATCCTGGAGCGCACCCGCGCGCTCGGCCTGCAGGGGCAGGTCACGGTGAGCCATGCCTTCTGCCTCGGCGATCCCGACGCCGCTCTGGTGAACCCGCTGCTGGAGGCGATGGCCGCGCTCGACGTCGCGGTGGCCACCACGGCCCCGGCCAGCCGCCCCGTCCCTGCGGTGGCCCGGTTGCGAGCCCTGGGCATCCGGGTCTGTGCCGGGTCGGACGGGGTGCGCGACAGCTGGAACCCCTACGGCACGGCGGACATGCTGGAGCGGGCCATGCTGGTGGGCCTCCGCAACAACTTCCGTCGTGACGACGAGCTGGAACTCGCGCTCCAGGTCTGCACTCATGGGGGTGCCTCCGTGCTGAGGCTCGGAGACTACGGGCTGGAGCCGGGCTGCAACGCCGACATCGTACTGCTCGGGGCAGAAACGCCGGCCGAGGCGGTCGCGGCGCATCCGCCGCGCTGCCTGGTCGTCAAGCGGGGCCTGGTCGTGGCCAGGAACGGCGAGGCTCTCTCCAAGACGCCCTGA
- a CDS encoding MarR family transcriptional regulator yields the protein MTTSAELRADPLPFEQSIGFLVRDLNRAIQRHLQARLQAYGVAPGAWYFLRVLWEEDGITQSDLARRVGMMEPTAVIALRGIEAQGWIHRQRSGTDRRKVHIFLTEEGRALRQTLLPEAHAVNEIATRAMSEAEVAMFRALLNRARASFPSAD from the coding sequence ATGACGACGAGTGCCGAGCTCCGCGCCGACCCCCTTCCCTTCGAGCAGAGCATCGGCTTCCTCGTCCGGGACCTGAACCGGGCGATCCAGCGGCACCTGCAGGCGCGGCTGCAGGCCTACGGCGTGGCGCCGGGAGCCTGGTACTTCCTCCGTGTGCTGTGGGAGGAGGACGGGATCACCCAGAGCGACCTGGCGCGGCGCGTGGGGATGATGGAGCCGACCGCCGTGATCGCGCTGCGCGGGATCGAGGCGCAGGGCTGGATCCACCGCCAGCGGTCCGGGACCGACCGGCGCAAGGTGCATATCTTCCTGACGGAGGAGGGGCGCGCGCTGCGGCAGACGCTGCTGCCCGAGGCGCACGCGGTGAACGAGATCGCGACGCGGGCGATGTCGGAAGCGGAGGTGGCGATGTTCCGGGCGCTGCTGAACCGGGCGCGGGCGAGCTTCCCGTCAGCAGATTGA
- a CDS encoding Rieske 2Fe-2S domain-containing protein, translating into MLTAQENETLCRVEGEAPMGRLMRRHWIPALLSEQVAEPDGKPVRVTILGEKLVAYRDTEGRVGVLGEMCPHRKASLAFGRNENCGLRCLYHGWKMDVEGNVIDMPSEPKESGFAERVKHKAYPAREAGGFVWIYMGEPALMPAFEPPPWAPTPEAHAAIVRIELPCNWAQIMEGQIDSAHSSSLHSSDMRPARGEAAAKDTHWVRPSTDKNPRIQVQVTNYGMRYAAIRRPIMNAATQDYVRITTLVAPFIALIPPNATYNVASVITPRDDTSSYFHFIAWHPEREAISTEAWRRFCVAEVGVDVDSEFRPMKRHAWNDYLQDRDWMKSGDSFTGIPGIPNQDIAMWESMGPIADRTSERLGASDIAVIQFRRIMLDAVARHEAGAEPIGLAEPHLPMAKLRSYQGVVPKTENWRVLGASEEEAAVLGGIEEEEDERAMSRAAVA; encoded by the coding sequence ATGCTCACCGCCCAGGAGAACGAGACCCTCTGCCGCGTTGAGGGCGAGGCCCCGATGGGCCGCCTGATGCGCCGCCACTGGATCCCCGCCCTGCTCTCCGAGCAGGTGGCGGAGCCGGACGGGAAGCCGGTGCGCGTCACCATTCTCGGCGAGAAGCTGGTGGCCTATCGGGACACGGAGGGGCGCGTGGGCGTGCTGGGGGAGATGTGCCCGCACCGCAAGGCCTCGCTCGCCTTCGGCCGCAACGAGAATTGCGGGCTGCGCTGCCTCTATCACGGCTGGAAGATGGACGTGGAGGGTAACGTGATCGACATGCCCTCCGAGCCGAAGGAGAGCGGCTTCGCGGAGCGGGTGAAGCACAAGGCCTATCCGGCGCGGGAGGCTGGCGGCTTCGTGTGGATCTATATGGGCGAGCCGGCGCTGATGCCCGCCTTCGAGCCGCCGCCCTGGGCGCCGACGCCGGAAGCCCATGCGGCGATCGTGCGGATCGAGCTGCCCTGCAACTGGGCGCAGATCATGGAGGGGCAGATCGACAGTGCCCACTCCTCCTCGCTCCACTCCTCCGACATGCGGCCGGCGCGCGGCGAGGCGGCGGCGAAGGACACGCACTGGGTGCGCCCCTCCACCGACAAGAACCCGCGCATCCAGGTGCAGGTGACGAATTACGGCATGCGCTACGCCGCAATCCGCCGCCCCATCATGAATGCGGCGACGCAGGACTACGTGCGGATCACCACCCTCGTCGCGCCCTTCATCGCGCTGATCCCGCCCAACGCCACCTACAACGTGGCGAGCGTGATCACGCCGCGGGACGACACCAGCAGCTACTTCCACTTCATCGCCTGGCACCCGGAGCGCGAGGCGATCAGCACCGAGGCCTGGCGCAGGTTCTGCGTGGCGGAGGTGGGCGTGGACGTGGATTCGGAGTTCCGCCCGATGAAGCGCCACGCCTGGAACGACTACCTGCAGGATCGGGACTGGATGAAGTCCGGCGACAGCTTCACCGGCATCCCCGGCATCCCCAACCAGGACATCGCCATGTGGGAGAGCATGGGGCCGATCGCCGACCGGACGAGCGAGCGGCTGGGGGCGAGCGACATCGCGGTGATCCAGTTCCGCCGCATCATGCTGGACGCGGTGGCGCGCCACGAGGCAGGGGCGGAGCCGATCGGGCTGGCCGAGCCGCACCTGCCAATGGCGAAGCTGCGCTCCTACCAGGGCGTGGTGCCGAAGACGGAGAACTGGCGCGTGCTCGGGGCCTCCGAGGAGGAGGCGGCCGTCCTCGGCGGGATCGAGGAGGAGGAGGACGAGCGGGCCATGTCCCGGGCAGCGGTGGCCTGA